In a genomic window of Methylomagnum ishizawai:
- a CDS encoding DUF4082 domain-containing protein, translating to MSRTSSKPRGGRSGLTWAMAWGLAALISYSHATGQAPSIPDASGLNQALAARHDLTLTAASPDGRWLASVRPDGWVELHDLATDQTPATLLGRAGARVTGLAYSPDGATLAGGLDDGHILLWDPATGQERRVLPAGQGGTIELLSFSPGGRLIASSAQDHLIKLWNTPTGTLNHVLSGHAGAALSTLAFEADGHTLVSSGGNQIKRWDAVSGQEIAVASGLAALPGNVDTRPGGGVAGIAQNGQIGLWQFDGGGLQPRPGLLPEQEGVEQHAVAFSADGAHVAGIGADNRVRIWDSANGALRQTLAAGAGVHFTAAAFDPGGGVLALGADNQTLTLWDIGTGALVAAPIPTGDTLATLAYTAGGAELIGQGQSGRIAVWSLPNGAPRYAAQGAAPVAGGAWNMAAASTANPVGPAPSNAAATARAATQTAPAAGIPALANPNRKPGKFSKKAQWKGITALTINRDGSLLGATGRGGTLRILGSDGKRRWTLRGHHGQNVTGAAFLPDGKRVVSIGRDSEATIWDTTSGRTTAVLRGAEQAPRAVATAPDGHIAVAGEDTRILYYNGQGKLERILKGHRDFVNSLAFSPDGRILASGSADTALILWSADTGQALRTLPCGAEINALAFSPDGKQVAVGTADGLVGLWETGGRLVRVFSGHSAAVRSVAFSRNGQRLASGGEDAKVAIWSLPDGKLRKVLAETSPVNGLAFGQGRHLFTGGEDDRLDDWDTDSGGKFKTSQAEPRAALIWLGRVLDWLVPPAEAAIPAAPGGPLLIITPDPPANPARVSPDFSAYYTEILRAEGLNEFAVSPMGSVNAALLAAYDVAILGPMALTAAQATLLDTWVNDGGNLIAMRPDPLLAGLLGITPAGTGLADGYLLVNYGQLPGNGIGNDGQPMQFHGTADPYTPTAGTGTVGVARLYSDFSTPTAYSAITLRGGIGAGGGLAAAFGYDLATAIVYSRQGNPAWAVQERDGLSPIRSDDKFYGNASFDFQADWVDLLREVAVPQADEQQRLLVNLILAMNQAKKPLPRFWYLPFGKKAAVVMTGDDHANGGTAGRFDQFISLSPQGCNLDNWECVRGTSYLYPDSPLTGAQASAYAAQGFEVGLHVNTNCADFTPATLEAFYVQQLAAFQTRYPGIVPLTQRHHCIAWSDWTTGATVQVNHGIRLDTSYYFWPPMWVQDRPGFFTASATPMRFAAPNGGLIDNYLAVSQMTDESGQTYPFTINTLLDRAIGPEEDYGAYTLNAHTDTAIETESTTAVASAQTRGIPVVTSAQMLGWLDGKNGAAFTAPSWNATSGQLTFGVALPGLDAQGKQPANGLQAMLPLHFAGQTLAGLTKAGAAVAYSVRPVHGVEYALFTVATGATRPTDFNTYVARYTADTTPPQTGQLSPAAGGTAKQTAVVSVAFNEAMDPASINASSFRLRDGNGAAVAARPRYSAYTRTASLTPTAPLVAATNYTATLSGTGTTPATDLAGNPLGADRVWSFTTETAPCAAQPCSLWDATTRPGIASINDPNPVELGVQFKSDANGWITGLRFYKGAGNTGTHIGSLWSGGGQLLARANFANETASGWQQVDFANPVAVTAGTTYVASYHAPNGFYAGDNNFFTASGVDNPPLHAPTNAAVQPGNGVYAYGTTPVFPSDSYQATNYWVDVVFSNPVPGPPTITTTNLGPATVGLAYTASLVASGGLPPYAWSISAGALPTGITLDSATGKLTGLPTMVGTASFTVRVVDATGTVANRAFSLMAQPGPLNILTGSLPDATVGAAYAATLTAAGGSPPYTWSLATGSGLPAGLSLDSGSGVIGGVPGTAGTYSFTVRVTAAESSATRTLGIKVGATPSSFSIWPATAVPGRVDSGPDRPVELGVKFKSDVAGAISGIRFYKAAANTGPHVAHLWNGGNGNRLATASFAHETASGWQQADFATPVAIAANTVYVASYHTGTGHYSEDINYFQAGGVDAPPLHALRNGASGPDGVFVYGNGGVFPNRAATSTNYWVDVVFTRTLASKQGR from the coding sequence ATGAGCAGGACGTCATCGAAACCGCGGGGCGGGCGCTCCGGCCTGACCTGGGCGATGGCTTGGGGATTGGCCGCGCTGATTTCCTATAGCCACGCCACCGGCCAAGCCCCGTCCATCCCGGACGCCTCGGGCTTGAACCAAGCCCTGGCCGCGCGTCACGACCTCACCCTCACCGCCGCCAGCCCCGACGGGCGTTGGCTCGCCAGCGTCAGGCCGGATGGCTGGGTCGAGCTACACGATCTCGCCACCGACCAGACCCCGGCGACCCTGCTGGGACGGGCCGGTGCCCGCGTCACCGGCCTGGCCTACAGCCCCGACGGCGCGACCCTGGCCGGCGGCCTGGACGATGGCCATATCCTGCTGTGGGACCCGGCCACGGGACAGGAGCGGCGGGTGTTGCCGGCGGGGCAGGGCGGCACCATCGAACTCTTGAGCTTCAGCCCCGGCGGCCGCCTCATCGCCAGCAGCGCCCAGGACCATCTCATCAAGTTGTGGAACACCCCCACCGGTACCTTGAACCACGTCCTGTCCGGCCACGCGGGCGCGGCCCTCTCGACCCTGGCCTTCGAGGCCGACGGCCATACCCTGGTCAGCAGCGGCGGCAATCAGATCAAGCGCTGGGACGCGGTGTCCGGGCAAGAAATCGCCGTGGCTTCCGGTCTCGCGGCCCTGCCCGGCAATGTCGATACCCGCCCCGGCGGTGGGGTGGCGGGCATCGCCCAGAACGGTCAGATCGGCCTGTGGCAATTCGACGGCGGCGGACTCCAGCCCCGGCCCGGACTCTTGCCGGAACAGGAGGGGGTGGAGCAACACGCCGTGGCCTTCAGTGCCGACGGTGCCCATGTGGCCGGAATCGGCGCGGACAACCGGGTGCGGATTTGGGATAGCGCCAACGGCGCCTTGCGGCAAACGCTGGCGGCGGGGGCGGGCGTGCATTTCACGGCGGCGGCTTTCGATCCAGGCGGCGGCGTATTGGCCCTGGGGGCGGACAACCAGACCCTCACCTTGTGGGATATCGGCACCGGAGCCTTGGTCGCGGCCCCGATCCCGACCGGCGACACCCTCGCCACCCTGGCCTATACCGCGGGCGGAGCGGAGTTGATCGGCCAGGGCCAATCCGGGCGGATCGCGGTATGGAGCCTGCCCAATGGCGCACCGCGCTATGCCGCCCAGGGCGCGGCCCCGGTCGCGGGCGGTGCCTGGAACATGGCCGCGGCCAGCACGGCCAATCCGGTCGGCCCGGCCCCGTCCAACGCCGCCGCAACGGCCCGCGCCGCCACCCAAACAGCCCCGGCGGCGGGCATCCCAGCCCTGGCGAACCCAAACCGGAAGCCTGGCAAATTCTCGAAGAAAGCCCAGTGGAAAGGCATCACGGCCCTGACGATCAACCGGGACGGCAGCCTGTTGGGCGCGACCGGCCGGGGCGGCACCCTGCGCATCCTCGGCAGCGATGGCAAGCGGCGCTGGACCTTGCGCGGCCACCACGGCCAGAACGTCACCGGAGCCGCCTTCCTGCCGGATGGCAAGCGCGTGGTCAGCATCGGCCGCGACAGCGAAGCCACGATCTGGGACACCACCAGTGGCCGGACCACGGCGGTGCTGCGGGGCGCGGAGCAAGCCCCCAGGGCGGTGGCGACCGCCCCGGACGGCCATATCGCCGTGGCCGGCGAGGACACCCGCATCCTGTACTACAACGGCCAGGGCAAGCTGGAACGCATCCTCAAGGGCCACCGCGATTTCGTGAACAGCCTCGCCTTCAGCCCGGATGGCCGCATCCTCGCCAGCGGTTCCGCCGACACCGCCCTGATCCTGTGGTCGGCGGACACCGGGCAAGCCCTGCGGACCCTGCCTTGCGGGGCCGAGATCAACGCCCTGGCATTCAGCCCGGACGGGAAACAGGTGGCGGTGGGCACCGCCGACGGCCTGGTCGGCCTATGGGAAACCGGCGGGCGCTTGGTGCGGGTTTTCTCCGGGCATAGCGCCGCCGTCAGGAGCGTGGCTTTCAGCCGCAACGGCCAGCGCTTGGCCAGCGGGGGCGAGGATGCCAAGGTGGCGATCTGGTCCCTGCCCGACGGCAAGCTCCGCAAAGTCCTGGCCGAAACCAGCCCGGTCAACGGCTTAGCCTTCGGCCAGGGCCGGCACCTGTTCACCGGCGGCGAGGACGACCGGCTCGACGATTGGGATACCGATAGCGGCGGCAAGTTCAAGACCTCCCAGGCCGAACCGCGGGCCGCGCTGATCTGGCTGGGCCGGGTGTTGGACTGGTTGGTGCCACCCGCCGAGGCGGCGATTCCCGCAGCGCCCGGCGGTCCACTCCTCATCATCACCCCGGACCCGCCCGCCAACCCCGCCCGCGTCAGCCCCGATTTCAGCGCCTATTACACCGAAATCCTCCGCGCCGAAGGACTCAACGAATTCGCCGTCAGCCCGATGGGGTCGGTCAACGCCGCCCTGCTCGCGGCCTACGACGTGGCGATCCTCGGCCCCATGGCCCTGACCGCCGCCCAGGCCACGCTGCTCGATACCTGGGTCAACGACGGCGGCAACCTCATCGCCATGCGCCCGGACCCGCTGTTGGCGGGCCTGCTGGGCATCACCCCGGCCGGGACCGGCCTCGCCGACGGCTATCTCCTGGTGAACTACGGCCAGTTGCCCGGCAACGGCATCGGCAACGACGGCCAACCCATGCAGTTCCACGGCACCGCCGATCCCTACACCCCCACCGCCGGGACCGGCACCGTCGGCGTCGCCCGGCTCTATAGCGATTTCTCCACCCCGACCGCCTATTCCGCCATCACCCTGCGCGGCGGCATCGGCGCGGGCGGCGGTTTGGCCGCGGCCTTCGGCTACGATCTCGCCACCGCCATCGTCTACAGCCGCCAGGGCAATCCGGCCTGGGCCGTCCAGGAGCGCGACGGGTTATCGCCGATCCGTTCGGACGACAAGTTCTACGGCAACGCCAGTTTCGATTTCCAAGCGGACTGGGTCGATCTGCTGCGCGAGGTGGCTGTGCCCCAGGCCGACGAACAGCAACGCCTGTTGGTCAACCTCATCCTCGCCATGAACCAGGCCAAGAAACCGCTGCCGCGCTTCTGGTACCTGCCCTTCGGCAAGAAGGCGGCGGTGGTGATGACCGGCGACGACCACGCCAACGGCGGCACCGCCGGGCGTTTCGACCAATTCATCTCGTTGAGCCCCCAAGGCTGCAACCTCGACAATTGGGAGTGCGTCCGGGGCACGTCCTATCTCTATCCCGATTCGCCCTTGACCGGTGCCCAGGCCAGCGCCTACGCCGCCCAGGGCTTCGAGGTCGGGCTCCATGTCAACACCAATTGCGCCGATTTCACCCCCGCCACGCTGGAAGCCTTCTACGTCCAGCAACTCGCCGCGTTCCAAACCCGCTATCCGGGGATCGTCCCGCTCACCCAGCGCCATCATTGCATCGCCTGGAGCGATTGGACCACCGGGGCCACGGTCCAGGTCAACCACGGCATCCGCCTCGATACCAGCTATTACTTCTGGCCGCCGATGTGGGTGCAGGACCGTCCGGGCTTCTTCACCGCCTCGGCCACGCCCATGCGCTTCGCCGCCCCGAACGGCGGCCTGATCGACAACTACCTGGCGGTCAGCCAGATGACCGACGAATCGGGCCAGACCTATCCCTTCACCATCAACACCCTGCTGGACCGGGCCATCGGTCCCGAGGAAGACTATGGCGCCTACACCCTCAACGCCCATACCGACACGGCGATAGAAACCGAATCCACCACCGCCGTGGCCTCGGCCCAAACCCGCGGCATCCCCGTGGTGACTTCCGCCCAGATGCTGGGCTGGCTGGACGGCAAGAACGGCGCGGCCTTCACCGCCCCGAGTTGGAACGCCACCAGCGGGCAGTTGACCTTCGGCGTCGCCCTGCCCGGACTCGACGCCCAGGGCAAACAACCGGCCAACGGCCTGCAAGCCATGCTCCCGCTCCATTTCGCCGGCCAGACCTTGGCCGGGCTCACCAAGGCGGGGGCGGCGGTGGCCTATTCGGTCAGGCCAGTCCATGGCGTGGAATACGCCCTATTCACGGTGGCGACCGGCGCGACCCGGCCCACCGATTTCAACACCTATGTCGCCCGTTACACGGCGGACACCACACCGCCCCAGACGGGCCAGTTGTCCCCCGCGGCCGGCGGCACCGCCAAGCAAACCGCCGTGGTCAGCGTGGCTTTCAATGAAGCCATGGACCCGGCCAGCATCAACGCCAGCAGTTTCCGGCTGCGCGACGGCAACGGGGCGGCGGTGGCGGCGCGGCCCCGCTATTCGGCCTATACCCGCACGGCCAGCCTGACGCCGACCGCGCCCTTGGTGGCCGCGACCAATTACACCGCCACCCTCAGCGGCACCGGCACCACGCCCGCCACCGACCTGGCGGGCAATCCGCTCGGAGCCGACCGGGTTTGGTCCTTCACCACCGAAACCGCCCCTTGCGCCGCCCAGCCGTGCAGCCTGTGGGACGCCACCACCCGGCCCGGCATCGCCTCGATCAACGATCCGAACCCGGTGGAACTGGGCGTGCAATTCAAATCCGACGCCAACGGCTGGATCACCGGGCTCCGCTTCTACAAGGGCGCGGGCAATACCGGCACCCATATCGGCAGCCTGTGGAGCGGCGGCGGCCAACTCCTAGCGCGGGCCAATTTCGCCAACGAAACCGCCAGCGGCTGGCAACAAGTCGATTTCGCCAACCCGGTGGCGGTCACGGCGGGCACGACCTATGTCGCCTCCTATCACGCGCCCAACGGCTTCTACGCGGGCGACAACAATTTCTTCACCGCCAGCGGGGTGGACAATCCGCCCCTGCACGCCCCGACCAACGCGGCGGTCCAGCCCGGCAACGGGGTCTATGCCTATGGCACCACCCCGGTCTTTCCGAGCGACAGCTACCAGGCCACCAATTATTGGGTGGACGTGGTGTTCTCCAACCCGGTGCCCGGCCCGCCCACCATCACCACCACGAACCTGGGCCCGGCGACGGTGGGCCTCGCCTACACCGCCAGCTTGGTGGCCAGCGGCGGCTTGCCCCCCTATGCCTGGTCGATCAGCGCCGGAGCCCTGCCCACCGGGATCACCCTCGACTCCGCCACCGGCAAGTTGACCGGCCTCCCGACCATGGTGGGCACGGCCAGCTTCACGGTGCGGGTGGTCGATGCCACCGGCACCGTGGCCAACCGGGCCTTCAGCCTGATGGCGCAACCCGGCCCTCTCAACATCCTCACCGGCAGCCTGCCCGACGCCACCGTGGGCGCGGCCTATGCGGCGACCCTGACCGCCGCCGGAGGCAGTCCGCCCTATACCTGGTCCCTGGCCACCGGGAGCGGCCTGCCCGCCGGGCTGAGCCTGGATAGCGGCAGTGGCGTCATCGGCGGCGTGCCCGGCACCGCCGGAACCTATAGCTTCACGGTGCGGGTGACCGCCGCCGAAAGCAGCGCGACCCGGACCCTGGGCATCAAGGTGGGGGCCACGCCGTCGAGTTTCTCGATCTGGCCCGCCACGGCGGTACCGGGGCGGGTGGATTCGGGACCGGATCGCCCGGTCGAACTGGGGGTGAAATTCAAATCCGATGTGGCGGGCGCGATCAGCGGCATCCGTTTCTACAAGGCCGCCGCCAACACCGGCCCCCATGTCGCCCATCTCTGGAATGGCGGCAATGGCAACCGGCTGGCGACGGCCAGCTTCGCCCATGAAACCGCCTCGGGCTGGCAACAGGCGGATTTCGCCACGCCGGTCGCCATCGCCGCCAACACGGTCTATGTGGCGTCCTACCACACCGGCACGGGCCATTACAGCGAAGACATCAACTACTTCCAGGCCGGCGGCGTGGACGCGCCTCCGCTCCATGCCTTGCGGAACGGTGCCTCGGGCCCGGATGGGGTGTTCGTATACGGCAACGGCGGGGTGTTCCCGAACCGGGCGGCCACTTCGACCAATTACTGGGTGGATGTGGTGTTCACCCGGACGCTGGCCAGCAAGCAGGGCCGGTGA
- a CDS encoding undecaprenyl-phosphate glucose phosphotransferase: MKDRRRQGTVRLNYTKLLALIRTVDSLIIVLSLELAIRLVNQTLDTWYVLNDGHRYCALAGVLLFQFFADYYEVYYAWRGASQDNESVRLGWSWFCAMAAIMALLACFKSGVELSLFVTAAWFCVSFLALILVHELGRGWLAFLRRRGLNSRRVVIAGANDLGARLAGAFAAMPWLGYCFAGYYDDRGFQQGRRLACPERLYGGDFNTLVQRARDGEIDEIFIAMPMRSEQRVAELMNLLSDTTASVYYVPDVFVFNLVRSRLDMVQGIPCITVHGSPFKHQPVDGFLKRAEDVVLSFAILALIAVPMVLIATAVKLDSPGPVLFKQKRYGMSGEPIEVWKFRTMTVQENGATVTQATRNDARITRLGGFLRRYSLDELPQFINVLQGRMSIVGPRPHAVAHNEYYRKQINGYMLRHTIKPGITGLAQINGCRGETDTLDKMERRVVYDLEYISHWQVWLDLKIIFLTIFRVAHDPNAY, translated from the coding sequence ATGAAGGACCGACGCAGGCAGGGAACCGTCAGGCTTAACTATACCAAACTCCTCGCTTTGATCCGCACCGTCGATAGCCTCATCATCGTGTTATCCCTTGAACTGGCGATAAGGTTAGTGAACCAAACCCTTGATACCTGGTATGTTCTCAACGATGGCCATAGATATTGCGCCTTGGCCGGAGTTTTACTATTCCAGTTTTTCGCCGATTATTACGAAGTCTATTACGCTTGGCGCGGAGCCTCGCAGGATAACGAATCGGTCCGGCTGGGCTGGTCCTGGTTCTGCGCGATGGCAGCCATCATGGCACTGTTGGCCTGCTTCAAATCGGGCGTCGAGCTGTCCTTGTTCGTCACGGCGGCATGGTTCTGCGTTTCCTTCCTGGCCTTGATCCTGGTCCACGAACTGGGCCGCGGTTGGCTGGCCTTCCTCAGGCGGCGCGGCCTGAATTCGCGGCGGGTGGTGATCGCCGGGGCCAACGACCTGGGGGCGCGGCTGGCCGGGGCCTTCGCCGCCATGCCCTGGCTGGGGTATTGCTTCGCGGGCTACTACGACGACCGCGGTTTCCAGCAGGGCCGCCGGCTCGCCTGCCCGGAGCGGCTGTACGGCGGCGATTTCAACACCCTGGTCCAACGCGCCCGCGACGGCGAAATCGACGAAATCTTCATCGCCATGCCCATGCGCTCGGAACAGCGGGTCGCGGAACTGATGAACCTCCTGTCCGACACCACGGCCAGCGTGTATTACGTGCCGGACGTGTTCGTGTTCAACCTGGTCCGCTCGCGCCTGGACATGGTCCAGGGCATCCCCTGCATCACGGTCCATGGTTCGCCGTTCAAGCATCAGCCCGTCGATGGCTTCCTCAAGCGGGCGGAGGATGTAGTGCTCTCCTTCGCCATCCTGGCCCTGATCGCCGTCCCCATGGTGTTGATCGCCACCGCCGTCAAGCTGGACTCGCCCGGCCCGGTCCTGTTCAAGCAGAAACGCTACGGCATGAGCGGCGAACCCATCGAGGTCTGGAAATTCAGGACCATGACCGTGCAGGAAAACGGCGCGACCGTGACCCAGGCCACCCGCAACGACGCCAGGATCACCCGCCTGGGCGGCTTTTTACGCCGCTATTCCCTGGATGAGTTGCCGCAATTCATCAATGTATTGCAAGGCCGTATGTCCATCGTCGGACCCCGGCCCCACGCCGTGGCCCATAACGAGTATTACCGTAAGCAGATCAACGGTTATATGCTGCGGCATACCATCAAGCCGGGGATTACCGGGCTGGCCCAGATCAATGGTTGCCGGGGGGAGACCGATACCCTGGACAAGATGGAACGGCGGGTGGTCTACGACCTGGAATATATCAGCCATTGGCAGGTATGGCTGGACCTCAAGATTATCTTCCTCACCATTTTCAGGGTGGCGCACGATCCGAATGCGTATTAG